In Leptospira saintgironsiae, one genomic interval encodes:
- a CDS encoding amidohydrolase family protein, translated as MEWEIVNSKAVTPQGVMENATIRIKDGRISSISAGIPKDVLPIRINLRGNFVYPGLINAHDHLLGTYLPKVGTNRPYLNWLPWDNDLKSSVVYAERQQLEPEQLYLLGAYKNLISGVTSVLDHIPHFVQKPFLDKSPVRILERFTLSHSICSYSLGWGDGPQIEYARAKEGNLPFVTHISEGFDEESKNAVRELNSLGCLGENTVLVHGIAFDSEDIKTVSKTKANLVWCPESNLFMFGKTAPIQEILEAGINVSLGTDSPMSGSVNIFQEIKSAREFFAKEYGKELDPKIVFKMVTENPAKALRVENDLGKLEIGKKADLLVLSSEKEDAYQTLCTADLKSVRLVVKDGKPSYGDLSLKDFFDETGVTGREIKIAGTDKYLAGDPLGLLESVTRALGYKKDLAFFPVG; from the coding sequence ATGGAATGGGAAATTGTAAATTCTAAGGCTGTTACTCCTCAAGGGGTAATGGAAAATGCAACTATCCGTATCAAAGACGGAAGGATCTCTTCTATTTCTGCCGGGATCCCGAAAGACGTTCTGCCTATTCGTATCAATCTAAGAGGGAATTTCGTTTATCCAGGACTGATTAACGCTCATGATCATCTACTCGGGACTTATCTTCCTAAGGTTGGAACAAACCGTCCTTATTTGAATTGGCTCCCTTGGGATAATGATCTCAAATCTTCTGTAGTATATGCAGAAAGACAACAGCTCGAGCCTGAGCAGCTTTATTTATTAGGCGCTTATAAAAATCTGATTAGCGGTGTGACTTCCGTTTTGGATCATATCCCCCACTTCGTCCAAAAACCATTTCTGGATAAATCTCCAGTTCGTATCCTAGAACGTTTTACTCTTTCTCATAGTATCTGTTCTTATTCGCTTGGCTGGGGAGATGGTCCTCAGATAGAATATGCAAGAGCGAAAGAAGGGAATCTTCCCTTCGTAACCCATATCTCCGAAGGATTCGACGAAGAATCCAAAAACGCAGTAAGAGAATTAAATTCTCTTGGTTGTTTGGGAGAAAACACAGTACTCGTTCATGGGATCGCTTTCGATTCAGAAGATATCAAGACAGTTTCTAAAACAAAGGCAAACTTGGTCTGGTGTCCTGAGTCCAATTTGTTTATGTTCGGCAAAACGGCTCCAATCCAGGAAATCCTGGAAGCAGGGATCAACGTGAGTTTAGGTACGGATTCTCCAATGTCTGGGTCCGTAAATATTTTCCAAGAGATCAAATCGGCTCGGGAATTTTTTGCCAAAGAATATGGAAAAGAATTGGATCCTAAAATTGTTTTTAAGATGGTCACTGAAAATCCTGCAAAGGCTCTTCGGGTAGAGAACGATCTTGGCAAATTGGAAATCGGAAAAAAGGCGGATCTTTTAGTTCTTTCTTCCGAAAAAGAAGACGCTTACCAAACACTTTGCACTGCGGATCTTAAGTCCGTTCGTTTGGTGGTGAAGGATGGGAAACCTTCCTATGGCGACCTTTCTTTGAAAGATTTTTTTGATGAAACTGGTGTGACAGGGCGCGAAATTAAGATCGCCGGAACCGATAAATACCTTGCAGGAGACCCCCTAGGGTTGCTAGAATCGGTCACCCGGGCCCTTGGTTACAAAAAGGATTTGGCATTTTTTCCTGTCGGGTGA
- the fusA gene encoding elongation factor G, giving the protein MSTAVADFKPTEKLLKTRNIGISAHIDSGKTTLTERILFYTNRIHAIHEVRGKDGVGAKMDSMELERERGITIQSAATYCQWKDYTINIIDTPGHVDFTVEVERSLRVLDSAILVLCGVSGVQSQSITVDRQMRRYNVPRVAFINKLDRTGANPFRVIDQLREKLKHNAVPVQIPIGLEGDLAGIVDLVTMKAVYFEGKDGMEITEKEIPAELQELAKKKREELLDAASMFSDELTEAMLEGEPTVEQIKTGIRNGAISLKLTPVFMGSAFKNKGVQKLLDGVLDYLASPVDVVNSALDVKNESEKVVLPSDKDKPLVCLAFKLEDGRYGQLTYVRVYQGKIQKGMTIYNMSNNKKHNVGRLCRMHSDEMEDIDYAEAGDIIALFGIDCASGDTFTDGKMNVSMESMFVPAPVISLTIEAKESKHLNNLAKALNRFTKEDPTFQTHVDQESGQTIIKGMGELHLEVYIERMRREYGVELITGAPQVAYRETITARADFDYTHKKQTGGQGQFGRVAGFIEPIPLEEDKNYEFVNSVVGGAIPREFISSVDKGFKSCLDRGSMIGFPIIGVKLTINDGSYHDVDSSDMAFQIAGRYAFRQGFSKANPQILEPIMRVEVDGPAEFQGPILASLNQRRGMILNTTEQDGYCKVEAEVPLSDMFGYSTVIRSSTQGKAEFSMEFSRYAPVPRNVAEELMKKYKPNSKDED; this is encoded by the coding sequence ATGAGCACTGCAGTTGCGGACTTCAAACCTACCGAAAAACTCCTAAAAACTAGGAACATCGGAATTTCCGCCCATATCGATTCAGGGAAAACCACCCTGACCGAGAGGATTCTATTCTATACTAACCGTATCCATGCGATCCACGAAGTTCGTGGTAAAGATGGAGTCGGTGCGAAAATGGACAGTATGGAATTGGAGCGCGAGAGAGGAATTACCATCCAATCCGCTGCTACTTACTGCCAGTGGAAAGACTATACTATCAATATCATTGATACTCCGGGCCACGTGGACTTTACCGTTGAGGTAGAGCGCTCCTTACGGGTTCTGGATTCCGCTATCTTAGTACTTTGCGGAGTTTCCGGAGTTCAATCCCAGTCCATCACTGTGGACAGACAGATGCGCCGTTATAATGTTCCTCGTGTAGCTTTTATTAATAAGCTAGACCGTACAGGAGCGAATCCTTTCCGCGTGATCGACCAATTACGTGAGAAGTTAAAACATAATGCTGTTCCAGTTCAAATTCCAATCGGCCTCGAAGGAGACTTAGCAGGAATCGTAGACTTAGTTACGATGAAAGCCGTTTATTTCGAAGGAAAAGACGGAATGGAAATCACTGAAAAAGAGATTCCTGCGGAATTACAAGAACTTGCTAAGAAGAAGAGAGAAGAACTCTTAGATGCAGCTTCTATGTTCTCAGACGAATTGACTGAAGCTATGCTGGAAGGAGAACCTACAGTAGAGCAAATCAAAACCGGGATCCGCAATGGAGCGATCTCTTTGAAACTGACCCCAGTTTTCATGGGTTCTGCTTTCAAGAACAAGGGAGTTCAAAAACTTCTGGATGGAGTTTTGGATTACCTGGCTTCTCCTGTGGACGTTGTTAACTCCGCTTTGGACGTTAAAAACGAATCCGAAAAAGTAGTATTACCTTCTGATAAAGACAAACCACTCGTTTGCCTCGCATTCAAACTCGAGGACGGACGTTACGGTCAGTTGACCTATGTTCGTGTCTACCAAGGAAAGATCCAAAAAGGGATGACCATCTACAACATGTCGAACAACAAGAAACATAACGTTGGTCGTCTATGTCGTATGCACTCAGATGAGATGGAAGATATCGACTATGCAGAAGCTGGTGATATCATCGCATTATTCGGTATCGATTGTGCTTCCGGGGATACTTTTACCGACGGAAAAATGAACGTTTCCATGGAATCCATGTTCGTTCCTGCTCCGGTAATCTCTCTTACAATCGAAGCTAAAGAATCTAAACACTTGAACAACCTTGCAAAAGCCCTTAACCGCTTCACCAAGGAAGATCCTACGTTCCAAACTCACGTAGACCAAGAATCCGGACAAACCATCATCAAAGGGATGGGAGAACTTCACCTCGAAGTTTATATCGAAAGGATGAGAAGGGAATACGGAGTGGAGCTGATTACTGGTGCTCCTCAGGTTGCGTATCGTGAAACTATCACTGCTCGCGCGGACTTCGACTATACTCACAAAAAACAAACGGGTGGTCAAGGTCAGTTCGGTCGTGTTGCAGGATTTATCGAGCCGATCCCATTGGAAGAAGATAAGAATTACGAATTCGTAAACAGTGTAGTGGGAGGAGCAATCCCTCGCGAATTTATCTCTTCTGTAGATAAAGGATTCAAGAGTTGTTTGGATCGTGGAAGTATGATCGGATTCCCTATCATCGGGGTAAAACTGACCATCAACGACGGTTCTTACCACGACGTGGACTCTTCCGATATGGCATTCCAGATCGCAGGACGCTATGCATTCCGCCAAGGTTTCAGCAAAGCAAATCCTCAGATCCTTGAGCCTATCATGAGAGTAGAAGTTGACGGTCCTGCGGAATTCCAAGGTCCAATCCTTGCTTCCCTGAACCAAAGACGAGGAATGATCCTAAACACTACTGAGCAAGACGGATATTGCAAAGTGGAAGCTGAAGTTCCTCTTTCTGACATGTTCGGATATTCTACTGTGATCCGTTCTTCTACCCAAGGAAAAGCGGAGTTCTCCATGGAATTCTCTCGTTACGCTCCTGTTCCAAGAAACGTAGCAGAAGAATTGATGAAAAAGTACAAACCAAACTCCAAAGACGAAGATTGA
- a CDS encoding LIC_10271 family cell wall hydrolase: protein MWEFHFIRLICFGMILISFPSQINSAGTPLKIHTVQPKETAFSISQKYKLDWRMLLEWNGKKENEGLKVGEKLKIPQNLSYSSKIEKNLPEEAPSSVNPKFHSPLKVLPPVSLPYSNLSYYPNKGVLFKASRHKDVHPIRSGKVVVLDQMDGYRKYIILEHKGGYSSVYANLRSVSVKEGETVKAGDSLGELEEGKGLYFQINQGTKAVDPIPLLKY from the coding sequence ATGTGGGAGTTCCATTTCATTCGTCTGATATGTTTCGGAATGATCCTCATTTCTTTTCCTTCTCAAATTAATTCCGCGGGAACTCCATTAAAGATCCATACTGTCCAACCGAAGGAGACTGCATTTTCTATCTCCCAAAAGTACAAATTGGATTGGAGAATGCTTCTGGAATGGAATGGTAAAAAAGAAAACGAAGGTTTGAAGGTGGGAGAAAAACTGAAAATCCCCCAAAATCTGTCCTACTCTTCTAAGATCGAAAAAAATTTGCCTGAAGAAGCACCTTCTTCTGTAAATCCTAAGTTCCATTCTCCTTTAAAAGTACTTCCTCCTGTTTCACTTCCGTATTCTAATCTCTCTTATTATCCGAATAAGGGAGTCCTGTTTAAGGCAAGCAGACATAAAGACGTACATCCGATCCGGTCCGGCAAAGTAGTTGTACTGGACCAAATGGACGGTTACCGGAAATATATTATTTTAGAGCATAAAGGCGGATACTCCAGCGTGTATGCAAATCTCAGATCCGTTTCTGTCAAAGAAGGCGAAACGGTAAAAGCAGGAGATTCCTTAGGAGAATTGGAAGAAGGTAAAGGACTTTATTTCCAGATCAACCAAGGCACTAAAGCTGTGGATCCGATCCCACTTTTGAAATACTGA
- a CDS encoding cyclic nucleotide-binding domain-containing protein, producing the protein MAGPIIRTYKGGSIIYFEKDRSEDIYVLRQGRVVLTYTAIDSGYEVKEDVRLGEFFGVKSALGKYPREETAQVVGGATVLVFKLSDFETFVAEKTHLILKMMKVFSSQLRLVHKKLREILGQAEARNPAFELMNVAEVFYKNNNFEHAAYGFGKYLEHYPSGPYAGRATELQDLARKGTPYPINMPPLVYDAASTRAPMSQENLQNIMKPAAEKTNLGAGTDNTITSLYNRAHTFLNVGKFEEAAGIFKDLMVRTDFKYDSEKKLVDNALFQMGVCFLKLNNLETASNTFSAYIKKHPSGESVKESLFHLAEIAEQQGDRQRAGMLFGKVALLPPERDSLSQKARQKAKELST; encoded by the coding sequence TTGGCTGGGCCCATAATCCGAACTTATAAAGGCGGTTCTATTATTTACTTCGAGAAAGATCGATCGGAGGATATCTATGTCCTCAGACAAGGTCGAGTCGTTCTCACGTATACCGCGATCGATTCCGGTTACGAAGTAAAAGAAGATGTACGACTGGGAGAATTTTTCGGAGTCAAATCCGCACTCGGAAAGTATCCTAGGGAAGAAACCGCTCAGGTCGTAGGCGGAGCAACCGTCTTAGTTTTCAAACTTTCAGACTTCGAAACATTCGTAGCAGAAAAAACTCATCTCATCTTAAAGATGATGAAGGTATTCTCCAGCCAATTGCGACTTGTTCACAAAAAATTGAGAGAGATCTTGGGTCAGGCAGAAGCTAGAAACCCTGCATTCGAACTCATGAACGTTGCCGAAGTATTTTATAAGAACAATAACTTCGAACATGCTGCCTACGGATTCGGAAAATATCTGGAACATTATCCTAGCGGCCCTTATGCAGGAAGAGCAACTGAGCTGCAAGACCTAGCTAGAAAGGGAACCCCTTACCCGATCAATATGCCTCCTCTAGTTTATGATGCTGCTTCTACCAGAGCACCTATGTCCCAGGAAAATCTGCAGAACATTATGAAGCCTGCTGCAGAGAAAACGAATCTGGGCGCCGGAACTGATAACACGATTACTTCTCTTTATAACCGGGCTCATACGTTCTTGAATGTAGGAAAATTTGAAGAAGCAGCCGGAATCTTCAAAGATCTGATGGTCCGTACGGATTTCAAATACGATAGCGAGAAGAAGCTTGTGGACAATGCACTTTTCCAAATGGGAGTTTGTTTCCTAAAGCTGAACAATTTGGAAACAGCGAGCAATACCTTCTCCGCTTATATTAAAAAGCATCCATCCGGAGAATCAGTAAAAGAGTCTTTATTTCATTTGGCAGAGATCGCGGAACAACAAGGAGATCGTCAGAGAGCAGGAATGTTATTCGGCAAGGTAGCATTACTTCCTCCAGAAAGAGACAGTCTCTCCCAGAAGGCTCGCCAAAAAGCCAAGGAGCTCAGCACCTAA
- a CDS encoding Crp/Fnr family transcriptional regulator, whose product MDLMLESMFSKFGKTFEPNQIIFCENEPGNDFFLIQAGKVKITKTVGNSIKTLDILEQGDIFGEMAILEEQPRSATAIAISEVKVLNFNRANFELLMTKNPTLALKILTIFSVRIYDAKRRLLILLLDDIIGKVADVFLMLYEKMHTHTEFKEVVLNVTVEDVADWCAQPVGEVQKVVNQFAKSGKIEIYSDKIVIHNINDFQRIVSQKRKPS is encoded by the coding sequence ATGGATTTAATGCTCGAGTCGATGTTCTCAAAGTTCGGAAAAACTTTCGAACCAAACCAGATCATATTCTGCGAAAACGAACCTGGAAACGATTTCTTTTTGATCCAAGCCGGAAAGGTAAAGATCACTAAAACTGTAGGGAATTCGATCAAAACCTTAGATATCTTAGAACAAGGAGATATCTTTGGAGAGATGGCGATCTTGGAAGAACAACCGAGAAGTGCGACCGCAATCGCAATCTCAGAAGTGAAAGTACTTAACTTCAATAGAGCAAACTTCGAACTATTGATGACCAAGAACCCTACACTTGCACTTAAGATCCTCACAATCTTCTCCGTCAGAATTTACGACGCGAAACGAAGATTGCTTATCCTATTGCTGGATGATATCATCGGAAAAGTGGCCGACGTATTCTTAATGTTGTATGAAAAGATGCATACACATACTGAATTCAAAGAGGTCGTGCTCAACGTTACTGTAGAAGACGTGGCAGATTGGTGTGCTCAACCTGTGGGAGAAGTCCAGAAGGTTGTGAACCAATTTGCTAAAAGCGGTAAAATCGAGATATACTCCGATAAAATCGTAATTCACAATATTAACGACTTCCAGAGAATAGTCTCCCAGAAGCGTAAACCTTCTTAA
- a CDS encoding TrkH family potassium uptake protein, with product MGSFKFLKRNVNRIARAFLLLSVARILCLAFAGAILVGSFMIYASEEGRISYADSFYLSASAICVTGLTTVTISELAFSTQVIIMFLFQIGGLGIITFTVLVGILVVRGLSRSTRIAAFVFEAIDSHESTDGKSTNAPYVRRILLSILNISISIELVGAFLLYWAMPEDLSGLPGDPNRLFLSLFTSVSAFNNAGFSIVDDLSFLSKEPLSLLVVESLVVMGGIGFPVILFFEKTLLEAFRNVMHRVEVVMETYLMSRALEEGKEPSWIYLILIRMSFWAEERLALYRKALKGEANRIQMKLLLYGTIILVHVGGIGVLLSEWDNPETIGKLDFVDKLFNSFFLSVSSRTAGFNTFDLSEMRSPTYVLLCSLMFVGGGPQGAAGGIKITTFVILLMYLRNVISPQARVTIMGEEVSKNSIAISTRIYFLATISIVFFMLVITIANGHRHGIEEIFFEVMSAFGTVGLTKGLTPYITGVEKFLYPCIMYVGRVGVFTLLIAFTGHSGLGTLGAQDDGVKIQVG from the coding sequence ATGGGCTCATTTAAGTTCCTCAAACGAAACGTAAACCGAATTGCCAGGGCATTTTTGCTATTATCCGTAGCAAGGATCCTTTGCTTAGCATTTGCAGGAGCGATCTTGGTTGGGTCCTTTATGATCTATGCTTCGGAAGAAGGTAGGATCTCTTACGCGGATTCATTCTATCTTTCCGCCTCGGCCATCTGTGTAACAGGTTTGACCACTGTTACAATCAGTGAGTTAGCATTCTCCACCCAAGTAATCATCATGTTCTTATTCCAGATTGGTGGATTGGGAATTATCACATTTACAGTGCTTGTAGGTATCTTAGTAGTTCGAGGACTTTCCAGAAGTACTCGGATCGCTGCATTTGTATTCGAAGCAATTGATTCCCACGAATCAACAGACGGAAAGAGTACGAATGCCCCTTATGTTCGAAGGATCTTATTATCTATTTTGAATATATCGATTTCGATAGAATTGGTCGGCGCATTCTTATTGTATTGGGCAATGCCAGAAGATCTAAGTGGATTGCCTGGAGATCCAAATCGGCTCTTTTTAAGTTTATTCACTTCTGTTTCTGCATTCAATAACGCAGGCTTCTCGATTGTAGATGATCTATCATTCTTATCTAAAGAGCCACTTTCTCTTTTGGTGGTAGAAAGTTTAGTAGTTATGGGAGGTATAGGCTTCCCGGTTATCTTATTTTTTGAAAAAACATTACTCGAAGCGTTTAGAAATGTGATGCATAGGGTAGAAGTGGTCATGGAAACTTATCTCATGTCCCGTGCATTAGAAGAAGGTAAAGAACCTTCCTGGATCTATCTCATCCTGATCCGTATGTCTTTCTGGGCAGAAGAAAGACTCGCTCTTTATAGAAAGGCGCTCAAAGGCGAAGCAAACAGGATACAGATGAAACTTCTACTTTATGGAACTATAATATTGGTCCATGTGGGTGGAATTGGGGTATTATTGTCAGAATGGGACAATCCTGAGACAATCGGAAAATTGGACTTTGTAGATAAATTATTTAACTCCTTCTTCCTTTCGGTATCTTCTAGAACTGCAGGATTTAATACGTTCGATCTTTCTGAAATGAGGAGTCCGACTTACGTACTTCTTTGTTCTTTGATGTTCGTAGGGGGTGGTCCTCAGGGTGCCGCAGGTGGTATCAAGATCACAACCTTTGTAATTCTATTAATGTACTTGCGAAATGTGATCAGTCCTCAAGCAAGAGTGACCATCATGGGAGAAGAAGTTTCCAAAAATTCGATCGCGATCTCTACTCGGATCTATTTTCTAGCAACGATATCTATCGTATTTTTTATGTTAGTGATCACGATTGCGAACGGGCATAGACATGGAATAGAGGAAATATTTTTTGAAGTCATGTCTGCATTTGGTACTGTAGGATTAACGAAAGGATTAACTCCCTATATCACTGGAGTAGAAAAGTTTTTATATCCTTGTATTATGTATGTGGGAAGAGTTGGGGTATTCACTCTTCTAATTGCATTTACTGGCCATTCCGGATTGGGAACCCTAGGCGCCCAGGACGATGGAGTCAAGATCCAAGTAGGATAA